In a genomic window of Methanobacterium sp.:
- a CDS encoding C39 family peptidase, whose product MYKLVAVLLVALIIGVTPAVAAEYSEITADTMAVKGKGADVASASELVEAVESRQATGAENETLTANVSSTESGTVENNDSVTTSTDNQSTGAEQITTTNDNPTPADDQATGADVQVPDLNDSLESNTVAIPQIDTSGIVMQSSDFSCGPAALATVLNNLGVHATEQELIVLAGTDTSGTTMHGLSEAAKTKGLSATGMKLSVDELKKNYIVFVTTDGGGHYSVIREIANESVKLADPSPGNIELSIQDFTSYYSSYVLMISDPNLQYMKLVKRMILNFNK is encoded by the coding sequence ATGTATAAATTGGTAGCAGTTTTGCTTGTGGCACTCATTATTGGAGTGACGCCGGCGGTTGCTGCAGAATATAGTGAAATAACTGCCGATACAATGGCAGTTAAAGGAAAGGGTGCAGATGTTGCATCTGCATCTGAATTAGTAGAAGCAGTTGAAAGTAGGCAGGCAACAGGAGCAGAAAATGAAACGTTGACTGCGAATGTGTCAAGTACAGAATCAGGTACAGTAGAAAATAACGATTCTGTAACGACTTCAACAGACAACCAGTCCACAGGTGCAGAACAAATTACTACAACAAACGATAATCCTACACCGGCAGATGATCAGGCCACAGGTGCAGATGTACAAGTTCCAGATTTAAATGACAGTTTAGAGAGTAATACTGTTGCAATTCCACAAATAGATACAAGTGGAATTGTAATGCAGAGCAGTGATTTCAGTTGTGGACCGGCTGCACTTGCAACCGTCCTGAACAATCTTGGAGTCCATGCAACAGAGCAGGAACTGATAGTTCTTGCGGGCACAGATACATCAGGGACAACAATGCACGGATTATCAGAAGCAGCGAAAACAAAAGGTTTAAGTGCAACTGGTATGAAATTATCAGTTGATGAGCTTAAAAAGAATTACATAGTCTTTGTAACCACTGATGGTGGAGGCCATTACAGCGTAATCAGAGAAATAGCCAATGAAAGCGTAAAACTTGCAGATCCAAGCCCTGGAAACATTGAATTAAGTATACAGGATTTTACAAGTTATTACAGTAGCTATGTACTAATGATAAGTGATCCAAATTTGCAGTACATGAAGTTAGTAAAAAGAATGATCTTAAACTTCAACAAATAA
- a CDS encoding universal stress protein, whose amino-acid sequence MYKKILLPTDGSEYANKAAKHAIWIAGISGAELIALNVIETSSLVGLPAEDLIVRIKEMLKEEGRKSLEEISKLVEESKTEDEYLEEIKLTMVTEEGSPADIILKKINEEDVDLAVIGTSGKHGLDRFLLGSVTEKVVRSAPCPVLVVH is encoded by the coding sequence ATGTATAAGAAAATTTTATTACCAACAGATGGTTCTGAATATGCAAATAAAGCTGCAAAACATGCAATATGGATTGCAGGCATAAGTGGAGCAGAACTTATAGCTTTGAATGTAATTGAGACATCTTCATTGGTAGGATTGCCTGCAGAAGACTTAATAGTACGAATTAAAGAAATGCTAAAGGAAGAAGGACGTAAATCGCTGGAAGAAATTTCTAAACTGGTTGAAGAAAGCAAAACAGAGGATGAATACCTGGAAGAAATTAAGTTAACCATGGTTACAGAAGAAGGCTCTCCTGCAGATATCATATTAAAAAAAATAAATGAAGAGGATGTAGACTTAGCTGTAATAGGAACATCTGGAAAGCATGGGTTAGACAGATTTTTACTTGGAAGCGTCACAGAAAAAGTGGTTAGATCAGCTCCATGCCCTGTTTTAGTTGTCCATTAG
- a CDS encoding CBS domain-containing protein, which yields MLIKEVMSESIHYIQVPGNRQSALELMREKDVSGLPVVKKGTMKLIGIVTRSDLVNNPDEEQLALIMTRNLLTTTPDDDIKIATDIMIENDIRRVPVVKDDELVGIVTASDIIKQALSKLNIEEPVKDYMITKIPTTWEGTPLNVAFEIMRYSGFKVLLALNKEGELSGILTETDFINESEIVPERSVHNTSVGTEGDKWSWDSTNVLYVIKNHLKFSDKKVKDAAATDLVLATTRTTVTECANKMIQHNIEQIPVTNVEGELSGLIRATDLIRAIKD from the coding sequence ATGCTTATAAAAGAAGTAATGTCAGAGAGCATACACTATATACAGGTTCCAGGGAATCGGCAGAGTGCCCTGGAATTAATGAGAGAAAAAGATGTATCAGGATTGCCTGTGGTAAAGAAGGGAACAATGAAGCTTATTGGAATAGTTACAAGATCAGATCTTGTAAACAATCCTGACGAAGAGCAGTTAGCCCTTATAATGACTCGAAATCTCTTAACAACAACTCCTGATGATGATATCAAAATAGCTACAGATATAATGATAGAAAACGATATAAGAAGGGTTCCAGTTGTTAAAGACGATGAACTTGTAGGTATAGTAACTGCATCTGACATTATAAAACAAGCACTCTCTAAATTGAATATTGAAGAACCGGTTAAAGACTACATGATTACAAAAATTCCCACAACATGGGAAGGAACCCCTTTAAATGTAGCTTTCGAGATAATGAGGTACTCTGGCTTTAAAGTGCTCCTTGCTTTAAATAAGGAAGGTGAATTGTCTGGAATACTTACTGAAACCGATTTTATAAATGAAAGTGAAATCGTGCCTGAAAGATCAGTTCACAACACTTCTGTTGGTACTGAAGGAGATAAATGGTCATGGGACAGTACAAACGTGCTTTATGTTATAAAAAATCATCTTAAATTCTCTGATAAAAAGGTTAAAGATGCTGCAGCAACTGATCTTGTTTTAGCTACCACAAGAACCACAGTAACAGAATGTGCAAATAAAATGATACAGCATAACATCGAACAGATACCTGTTACAAATGTTGAAGGCGAACTTTCAGGACTTATAAGAGCTACAGACTTAATAAGAGCAATCAAGGATTAA
- a CDS encoding nitrogenase component 1: MSVNQKELKEKISSSDSLGLGSIEGPKYSCTLGGAYGTALAVYGLVPLLHSGLGCGLGQLFGQLYAGGQNAGGPVGGTSTPTTGLVEEHVIFGGEDKLRKLIESSTEVMEGDGFVVISGCVPALIGDDVDAVIREYNGESPLFSIDAPGFSGNSYEGYERFFEALIDQILTPLPKEKGTVNIFGVVPYQHIFWKGELDVVKNLLEKIGIKANIIFTEADGVEKLKQIPQAEYNLVLSTWNGHRIAKKLEEKFKTPFITFPGVPIGPKQTSNFLRTVGKKIGVDSAKVEEVIDVEEHRAYRFIEYSGDAILIARPHSYFAVVADSNTAIGVTQFLVNEMGYLPDIIQLTDNPPEEYRESIIKELTEKLETTSWPDIIFEPDSHLSRENLRNRPFQFLFASSLEANSAHDFGALHVTVAFPSYNRLILNDSYAGYNGALRLLEDYISIFAGPL; encoded by the coding sequence ATGAGTGTAAATCAAAAAGAGTTAAAAGAAAAAATTTCATCAAGTGATTCTTTAGGTTTAGGCTCAATAGAAGGACCTAAATATTCCTGCACTCTTGGAGGAGCATATGGAACGGCATTAGCCGTATATGGATTAGTTCCATTATTACATAGTGGTCTTGGTTGTGGTCTTGGCCAGCTTTTCGGACAATTATATGCGGGAGGACAGAATGCTGGTGGGCCCGTTGGGGGGACAAGCACGCCAACAACAGGACTTGTAGAAGAGCATGTAATATTCGGGGGTGAAGATAAGCTTAGAAAACTCATTGAATCATCCACAGAAGTAATGGAAGGCGATGGTTTTGTAGTAATTTCTGGATGTGTGCCCGCGCTTATTGGAGATGACGTGGATGCAGTTATCAGAGAATATAATGGTGAATCTCCTTTATTCAGTATAGATGCTCCAGGTTTTAGTGGAAATTCATATGAAGGTTATGAACGCTTCTTTGAAGCCTTGATTGATCAGATATTAACTCCTCTTCCCAAAGAAAAGGGTACTGTTAATATTTTTGGTGTAGTGCCTTATCAACATATTTTCTGGAAAGGGGAATTAGATGTAGTAAAGAATCTTCTTGAAAAAATAGGAATAAAGGCTAATATAATCTTCACTGAAGCAGACGGAGTGGAAAAATTAAAACAGATTCCACAGGCTGAATATAATTTGGTTTTATCTACGTGGAATGGTCATAGAATAGCTAAAAAGCTTGAAGAGAAGTTTAAAACACCATTTATTACATTTCCAGGAGTTCCAATAGGTCCAAAACAGACCAGCAACTTCTTGAGAACAGTTGGAAAAAAGATAGGTGTTGATTCGGCGAAAGTAGAAGAAGTAATAGATGTAGAAGAACACAGAGCTTACAGATTCATTGAATATTCGGGGGATGCTATTTTAATCGCGCGCCCGCATTCATACTTTGCAGTTGTAGCAGATTCAAACACTGCAATTGGGGTAACTCAGTTTCTGGTTAATGAGATGGGATATTTGCCAGATATTATCCAGTTAACTGATAATCCTCCAGAAGAATACAGGGAAAGCATCATCAAAGAACTTACTGAAAAACTTGAAACAACTTCATGGCCAGATATAATCTTTGAGCCAGATTCTCACCTATCAAGAGAGAATCTTAGGAATAGGCCATTCCAGTTTTTGTTTGCAAGCTCACTGGAAGCAAATTCAGCACATGATTTTGGAGCACTTCATGTAACTGTTGCATTCCCATCATACAATCGTTTAATTTTAAATGATAGTTATGCTGGTTATAATGGCGCGTTAAGGCTACTGGAAGATTATATAAGCATATTTGCAGGTCCTTTATGA
- a CDS encoding universal stress protein: MYKKILLPTDGSQNAEMAAKHAFLLGSKSGAEITVLNVVETPRFTGIRPVDKEELVDKLKEEGQKSFDRIKNMLIQSKSEGKHEKDINLNFKFKEGSPADVILKIIEEEDIDLVVMGTSGKRGMDRFLLGSVAENTMRSAKVPVLVVR; the protein is encoded by the coding sequence ATGTATAAGAAAATTTTATTACCAACAGATGGGTCTCAAAATGCTGAAATGGCTGCAAAGCATGCATTTCTTCTGGGAAGTAAAAGCGGTGCTGAAATCACTGTTTTAAACGTGGTTGAAACCCCAAGATTTACCGGGATTAGACCTGTAGATAAAGAGGAATTAGTGGATAAATTAAAAGAAGAAGGACAAAAATCATTTGATCGCATAAAAAACATGTTAATACAGAGTAAAAGTGAAGGTAAACATGAAAAAGACATAAATTTAAATTTTAAGTTTAAAGAAGGCTCTCCAGCAGATGTTATACTGAAAATCATAGAAGAAGAGGATATAGATTTAGTTGTAATGGGAACATCAGGAAAAAGAGGTATGGACAGATTTTTACTGGGAAGTGTAGCTGAAAATACAATGAGATCAGCAAAAGTCCCTGTTTTAGTGGTGCGCTAA
- a CDS encoding ATP cone domain-containing protein produces MVNVIKRKGNVEPFKPDKIKGSLQKAAIDAGYSLEEKKDIIDQVFANINKKLDKEERIESKAIRACILTELDKCEPYIAKSWRRFDKKYKSP; encoded by the coding sequence TTGGTAAATGTAATCAAAAGAAAGGGTAATGTCGAACCATTTAAACCAGATAAAATTAAAGGATCGCTTCAAAAGGCAGCCATTGATGCAGGATATAGTTTAGAAGAAAAAAAGGATATAATTGACCAGGTTTTTGCTAACATCAACAAAAAGCTGGATAAAGAAGAAAGAATTGAAAGTAAAGCCATAAGGGCATGCATTTTAACTGAACTGGATAAATGCGAACCATATATAGCTAAATCATGGAGAAGATTTGATAAAAAATATAAATCTCCATAG
- the larE gene encoding ATP-dependent sacrificial sulfur transferase LarE, producing MDLQQKIEKVKEYLKDKEVLVAFSGGADSTLVAKIAKDTSKNALAVTVDNGVLPLDCISNAKQIADEIGIFHEVIKEDFLKDESFKSNPPHRCFICKNKMYTKLQDIAGDKGFEIIVDGTNISDLLEDRPGIMVNYEKNIKSPLVYAGFTEEEVRDALKMLNIDYSTSTTCFATRISTGSEITPKKINRIGYAESLIKNTIGEGPVRVRDYNDVARIEVGNVAKLLNMNILNHISLELKAVGFKRVTLDIEGYGDDKKDLVVYKPCKDEENKIMFETELPYEIDIKKTCAELEKMGSPKCSEEMGIAMVETEGRNVTVFKNGKVVARRVVDKEDAENLLIKVLPLIRRKLA from the coding sequence ATGGACCTTCAGCAAAAAATTGAAAAAGTAAAGGAATATCTTAAAGATAAAGAAGTTTTGGTGGCATTTTCAGGCGGTGCAGACAGCACACTTGTGGCAAAAATTGCAAAAGACACCTCCAAAAATGCACTTGCAGTTACTGTGGACAATGGAGTTTTACCTTTAGATTGTATCAGCAACGCTAAACAAATTGCAGATGAGATTGGGATTTTTCATGAAGTTATAAAGGAAGATTTCCTTAAAGATGAATCTTTTAAATCCAATCCACCACACAGGTGTTTTATATGTAAAAATAAGATGTACACTAAACTTCAAGATATTGCAGGTGATAAAGGATTTGAAATAATCGTTGATGGCACCAATATAAGCGACTTGCTGGAAGATAGGCCTGGAATAATGGTTAATTATGAAAAAAACATTAAAAGTCCCCTTGTATATGCTGGTTTTACTGAAGAAGAAGTTAGAGATGCCCTTAAAATGCTTAATATAGACTATTCAACATCTACGACCTGTTTTGCAACCAGAATTTCTACAGGCAGTGAAATAACACCTAAAAAGATAAACAGAATTGGCTATGCAGAATCACTGATTAAAAATACTATTGGAGAAGGGCCAGTAAGAGTTAGAGATTACAATGATGTTGCAAGGATTGAAGTTGGAAATGTAGCCAAGCTTCTTAATATGAATATTTTAAACCATATTAGCTTGGAACTTAAAGCTGTCGGGTTTAAACGTGTGACACTGGATATTGAAGGATATGGTGATGATAAAAAGGATCTTGTGGTTTACAAACCATGCAAAGATGAAGAAAATAAGATTATGTTCGAAACAGAACTCCCTTATGAAATAGATATCAAAAAAACATGTGCAGAGCTTGAAAAAATGGGTTCACCTAAATGTTCAGAGGAAATGGGAATTGCAATGGTAGAGACAGAAGGGAGGAATGTAACTGTTTTTAAAAACGGAAAAGTTGTTGCAAGGCGCGTTGTGGATAAAGAAGATGCAGAAAATCTTTTAATCAAAGTTTTACCACTGATACGACGGAAATTAGCTTAA
- a CDS encoding nitrogenase component 1 produces the protein MSDLDSFENELIDLRKNTCPNREQRANGTNVFYGKATQLIEDAKAGRTKCHDRKLQQTSGCVLNFYLTVRVSTIRDAAVIYHGPLGCSSSSLGYREIFRSVPTELGRPANFELNWITTNLQQEDVVYGAGEKLKNAIFEAQKRYDPKAIFILTTCTSGIIGEDIEGAVAEVQPDVKAKIVPVHCEGVRSRLVQTGYDAFWHGVLKYLVREPKEKQEDLVNVASMLSYTWQDRLEIKRLLEKVGLRVNFVPEFASVEQFEQLSEAAVTAPLCPTYTDYISKGLKQEYGVPYFLYPSPVGIKNTDGWLRQIGKYTGKEEEIEALIEEEHETWVPRLEAIREELLNFKGNGERLEVLGSLGQGRLLSQIPYFDELGLKSSAALTQDFDNLILKDIEQMVSETGDFDVLVNTFQAAEQGHITRARDPDITLTCPFQGGAYKREKSVTRLHALRGDPDPWSLQNGYAGAIAYGEFIIQSLKNKSFESTLKQKTKDSYKDWWYKQPDPLYYLDKETLK, from the coding sequence TAAAGCAACACAGCTAATAGAAGACGCTAAAGCCGGAAGAACAAAGTGCCATGATAGGAAGTTACAGCAAACCTCTGGTTGCGTTTTAAACTTTTATTTAACTGTAAGAGTATCAACAATACGTGATGCTGCAGTTATATATCATGGACCTTTAGGTTGCTCATCATCATCTTTAGGATACAGAGAAATCTTTAGATCAGTACCCACTGAACTTGGACGACCTGCTAACTTTGAACTGAACTGGATAACAACCAATCTCCAGCAGGAAGATGTTGTTTATGGTGCAGGCGAAAAGCTGAAGAATGCAATATTTGAAGCACAAAAAAGGTATGATCCAAAGGCAATATTTATCTTAACAACCTGTACTTCCGGTATTATTGGTGAGGACATAGAAGGTGCCGTTGCTGAAGTGCAGCCAGATGTTAAAGCAAAAATTGTTCCTGTACACTGTGAAGGAGTAAGATCAAGACTTGTACAAACTGGGTACGATGCTTTCTGGCACGGAGTTTTAAAATATTTAGTTAGGGAACCAAAAGAAAAGCAAGAAGACCTTGTAAATGTTGCAAGTATGCTTTCATACACCTGGCAGGACAGACTGGAGATTAAAAGACTCCTTGAAAAAGTAGGTTTACGTGTAAATTTCGTTCCGGAATTTGCGTCAGTAGAACAGTTTGAACAGCTTTCAGAAGCTGCAGTAACCGCTCCTTTATGCCCAACATATACAGATTACATATCAAAAGGGCTTAAACAGGAATACGGAGTTCCATATTTCCTTTATCCATCACCTGTTGGAATAAAAAACACTGATGGATGGCTCCGCCAGATTGGTAAATACACAGGTAAAGAAGAGGAAATAGAGGCGTTAATTGAAGAAGAACACGAAACATGGGTTCCAAGATTAGAAGCGATTAGAGAAGAACTTCTAAATTTCAAAGGAAATGGTGAAAGACTTGAAGTACTTGGCTCACTTGGACAGGGAAGACTTTTATCACAGATTCCATATTTCGATGAATTAGGACTTAAATCATCTGCAGCATTAACTCAGGACTTTGATAACCTCATTTTAAAGGATATAGAACAAATGGTTAGTGAAACAGGAGATTTTGATGTGCTTGTCAACACTTTCCAGGCAGCAGAACAGGGACACATAACCCGAGCCAGAGATCCAGACATTACATTAACCTGCCCATTCCAGGGGGGAGCGTATAAAAGAGAAAAATCTGTAACCCGATTACACGCACTTAGAGGAGACCCGGACCCATGGAGCCTTCAAAATGGGTATGCAGGTGCAATTGCCTATGGAGAATTCATAATTCAATCATTAAAGAACAAATCATTCGAAAGTACACTTAAACAAAAAACAAAAGATAGTTACAAAGATTGGTGGTACAAACAGCCAGATCCATTGTACTATTTAGACAAGGAGACATTAAAATGA
- the tfe gene encoding transcription factor E, with amino-acid sequence MLNGSVTQELSSLSKEGTEILKEPLVQEFIQGITEDAENSVSIIKCLLEGKLTDEEISEEIELRLNIVRRILYKLYDAGIASYKRSKDPETQWYTYSWKFDSEKVIETISEKYKQSSKEMEESLAYEEENMFFSCVNGCRYNFEEASEHNFICPECESTLEYQDNSSLIDELKGQMNS; translated from the coding sequence ATGCTTAATGGTTCTGTAACTCAAGAATTATCTTCTTTATCTAAAGAAGGAACTGAAATACTGAAAGAGCCTCTTGTACAGGAATTTATTCAGGGAATTACCGAAGATGCTGAAAACAGTGTTTCCATTATCAAATGTCTTTTAGAAGGCAAACTCACTGACGAGGAAATTTCTGAAGAAATTGAATTAAGATTAAATATTGTAAGAAGAATTCTTTACAAGCTCTATGATGCAGGAATTGCAAGTTATAAAAGAAGTAAAGACCCTGAAACTCAGTGGTACACCTACAGCTGGAAATTCGATTCAGAAAAAGTCATCGAAACAATATCTGAAAAGTACAAACAGAGTTCTAAAGAAATGGAAGAATCTTTGGCTTATGAAGAAGAAAACATGTTTTTTAGCTGTGTAAACGGGTGTAGGTACAACTTCGAAGAAGCTTCTGAACATAACTTTATTTGTCCTGAATGTGAAAGCACCCTCGAATACCAGGATAATTCTTCTTTAATTGATGAATTAAAAGGTCAGATGAACAGTTAA
- a CDS encoding nitrogenase iron protein NifH: MSNPKKIAIYGKGGIGKSTTTSNLSAALSDIGYKVMQVGCDPKNDSTNSLRHGKNIPTVLDTVRSRSNDFSEVIHEGYNGILCVEAGGPEPGVGCAGRGIIAAIELLDNNGIIDDYDPDVVIYDVLGDVVCGGFAIPIRQGLAEQIYTVTSSDYMAIYAVNNLFKGILKYANSGGGLLGGIIGNSITNIAQKEMINDFSEKTETGVIQYVPRSPTVTKCELDGMTTIEGDPDSKQAEVYRKLARKVISNENKYIPKPFDADDLMDWGSTWIHRLLLEQKVSYEGIQDSGSGV; this comes from the coding sequence ATGAGTAATCCAAAGAAAATAGCAATATACGGTAAAGGTGGGATTGGAAAATCCACCACAACGTCTAATTTAAGCGCAGCACTATCAGACATAGGTTATAAAGTAATGCAGGTGGGATGTGACCCTAAAAACGATTCTACAAATTCACTACGACATGGAAAAAATATTCCAACTGTTCTTGATACTGTAAGGAGCAGATCAAACGATTTCAGCGAAGTTATTCATGAAGGGTATAATGGAATTCTCTGTGTTGAAGCTGGAGGTCCTGAACCGGGTGTTGGATGTGCTGGGCGTGGAATTATTGCAGCAATCGAATTACTGGATAATAACGGGATAATTGATGATTACGACCCGGATGTAGTTATCTACGACGTTCTTGGAGATGTTGTATGTGGGGGTTTTGCGATTCCTATTCGTCAGGGGCTTGCAGAACAAATATACACAGTAACATCTTCAGACTACATGGCAATTTATGCTGTAAATAACCTGTTTAAAGGAATATTGAAGTATGCTAATAGTGGTGGAGGATTACTTGGTGGTATAATTGGAAACTCTATCACTAATATTGCTCAAAAAGAAATGATTAATGATTTTAGTGAGAAGACTGAAACTGGAGTGATCCAGTATGTTCCAAGGTCTCCAACTGTTACTAAATGTGAACTTGATGGTATGACAACCATTGAAGGAGATCCTGATTCTAAGCAGGCTGAAGTTTACAGGAAATTAGCAAGAAAGGTTATCAGTAATGAGAATAAGTATATTCCCAAGCCTTTTGATGCCGATGATTTGATGGATTGGGGTTCAACCTGGATACACCGCCTGCTTTTAGAACAGAAAGTGTCATACGAGGGTATACAGGATTCAGGAAGTGGTGTATAG
- a CDS encoding TfuA-related McrA-glycine thioamidation protein, translating to MHANKKNIIIFLGPSLSADEASKILDAVYRPPIKRGDVTTALNDNPDIIGIIDGVFHQEPAVSHREILDALKKGVTVVGGASMGALRASELDDFGMIGIGYVYNQYKNGLVESDDDVAVAINPITMAQLSDSLVSMEYNFKKALDKGIISKEEFNDLIETAKSIFYPKRTYINLLSTVQLHPAKIEVIEKFLMEEGMDIKRQDAIDVLKYIKNLID from the coding sequence ATGCATGCAAACAAAAAGAATATCATAATCTTTCTTGGACCTTCACTAAGCGCTGATGAGGCTTCAAAAATTTTAGATGCTGTTTATCGTCCTCCCATCAAAAGAGGAGATGTAACAACTGCCTTAAATGATAATCCAGACATAATAGGCATTATAGATGGTGTTTTTCATCAAGAGCCTGCTGTTTCACATCGCGAAATATTAGATGCACTTAAAAAAGGTGTTACTGTTGTTGGTGGTGCCAGCATGGGGGCACTTCGAGCATCCGAACTTGACGATTTTGGAATGATTGGAATAGGCTACGTTTACAATCAATACAAAAATGGCCTTGTTGAGTCAGATGACGACGTAGCTGTAGCTATTAATCCGATTACCATGGCACAGCTCTCAGATTCACTTGTAAGTATGGAATATAATTTTAAAAAAGCTCTGGATAAAGGTATAATATCTAAAGAAGAGTTTAATGATTTAATCGAAACTGCAAAATCCATTTTTTATCCTAAAAGGACTTATATTAACCTGTTAAGTACAGTACAACTTCATCCTGCAAAAATTGAAGTTATTGAAAAGTTTTTAATGGAAGAAGGAATGGATATCAAAAGGCAAGATGCAATAGACGTTTTAAAATATATAAAAAATTTAATAGATTGA
- a CDS encoding coenzyme F420-0:L-glutamate ligase, with protein MPEYEIIPVKTGYIKPDESYDIIIENSKDLLEDEDFLVISETPIAISQGRLVDEALFKPSLLSIFLADVWSKYIWGYLLGPLFGIKKRTVKNLRNLPVEARAHKEVVLKYYGLKHALKPASEAGIDLSNAPGTYVSLLPHNPQKVATDIAWKISNNVGKEVVVIIIDTDATYEFLGKLFTSLPIAASGIKANFGIFGYLLGRFGKIKGPTPLGVSKNIDMDTIIKLARIAEDYQTKNEYSMKTVYEMKDAFQGEIDSVTVEMLSSLEHTPAVIIKKL; from the coding sequence ATTCCAGAATACGAAATAATACCGGTAAAAACAGGGTATATTAAACCAGATGAATCTTACGACATCATAATAGAAAATTCAAAGGATTTACTGGAAGATGAGGATTTTCTTGTAATTTCTGAAACTCCCATAGCCATTTCACAGGGTAGACTGGTTGATGAGGCATTATTTAAACCATCACTTCTTTCAATTTTTCTTGCAGATGTCTGGTCAAAATATATCTGGGGTTATTTACTGGGACCTCTTTTTGGAATTAAAAAAAGAACAGTTAAAAATCTGAGAAATCTGCCTGTTGAAGCCAGAGCGCATAAAGAAGTTGTATTAAAGTACTATGGCTTAAAACATGCATTGAAACCCGCTTCTGAGGCAGGAATTGACCTTAGTAATGCTCCCGGAACTTATGTTTCCCTCCTACCCCATAACCCTCAAAAAGTTGCAACCGATATCGCCTGGAAAATATCTAATAATGTGGGTAAAGAAGTTGTTGTGATAATAATTGATACTGATGCTACCTATGAATTTTTAGGAAAATTATTTACCTCCCTCCCTATAGCTGCAAGTGGAATTAAAGCTAATTTTGGAATTTTTGGTTATTTATTAGGGAGATTTGGTAAAATTAAAGGTCCCACTCCTTTAGGAGTTTCTAAAAACATTGATATGGATACAATCATAAAACTCGCCAGAATTGCTGAGGATTACCAGACTAAAAATGAATACAGCATGAAAACAGTTTATGAAATGAAAGATGCATTCCAGGGTGAAATTGACAGTGTAACAGTTGAGATGTTAAGTTCACTTGAACATACGCCTGCAGTTATTATAAAAAAGCTCTAA
- a CDS encoding TIGR00295 family protein — MTVEILKRLNYPDHLINHSKAVCKKALKLSSNFDVDIELVKTGAMLHDIGRSKTNGIDHAIVGAEILKDLGFSDAVANIALRHIGAGIPKEEAKLLGLPPKDYIPLTLEEKIVAHADNLVHWDSEVDLDFVIKKWKERLGENHPSIKRIIELHREIVGSDPRL; from the coding sequence TTGACTGTTGAAATTTTAAAACGTTTAAATTACCCTGATCACTTAATTAACCATTCTAAGGCTGTTTGTAAAAAAGCCTTAAAATTATCTTCTAATTTTGATGTTGATATTGAGCTTGTAAAAACAGGTGCAATGCTTCATGATATAGGTAGATCCAAAACAAATGGAATAGATCATGCCATAGTAGGTGCAGAAATACTAAAAGACCTTGGATTTTCTGATGCTGTTGCAAATATAGCTTTAAGACATATTGGCGCGGGTATTCCAAAAGAAGAGGCAAAATTACTTGGTTTACCACCAAAAGATTACATTCCACTTACATTAGAGGAAAAAATTGTTGCCCATGCCGATAATCTGGTTCACTGGGACAGCGAAGTGGATTTAGATTTTGTAATTAAAAAGTGGAAGGAAAGGCTTGGAGAAAATCATCCTTCAATTAAGCGAATTATTGAACTTCACAGGGAAATTGTAGGATCTGATCCCAGACTTTGA